A genomic region of Christiangramia sp. OXR-203 contains the following coding sequences:
- the aroQ gene encoding type II 3-dehydroquinate dehydratase gives MKLLILNGPNLNLLGTREPDTYGSKSFEDYFSELQFKFRNIELSYNQTNIEGELIDMIQKGQEDFDGIILNAAAYTHTSVGIGDAVAAINIPVVEVHISNTFSREDFRHKSYISPNSKGIIVGFGLQSYDLAIQSFLKDDE, from the coding sequence ATCTTAATCTGTTAGGAACCAGGGAACCTGATACTTACGGCAGCAAAAGTTTTGAAGACTACTTTTCAGAACTTCAGTTCAAATTTAGAAACATTGAGCTTTCTTACAATCAAACCAATATTGAAGGGGAGCTTATAGATATGATCCAGAAGGGACAGGAAGATTTTGATGGCATCATTCTCAATGCTGCTGCTTATACTCATACTTCAGTAGGAATTGGTGATGCAGTCGCAGCAATTAATATTCCGGTGGTAGAGGTCCATATTTCCAACACTTTTTCCCGTGAGGATTTCAGGCACAAATCCTACATTTCACCTAATTCGAAAGGTATTATTGTTGGCTTTGGTCTGCAAAGTTATGACCTAGCCATTCAAAGTTTTCTAAAGGACGATGAATAA
- a CDS encoding diphthine--ammonia ligase encodes MNKAYINWSSGKDAAMSLYYARKNRELQVGKLVTSLSADVDRVTMHGVRRELLLQQAQCIGMDLQIIDLPANAGMETYNQKMAEATNQLKSEDFSHAIFGDIFLEDLRTYREEQLQKANVQAVFPLWKLNTKELIQQFIDLNFKAIVVCTNSKVLDDSFCGRLIDKEFVNDLPENVDPCGENGEFHTFVYDGPIFEKPVKFEVGEKVKRSYSSAKDEDNCHSDTEKSWDTEFCFCDLLPK; translated from the coding sequence ATGAATAAAGCTTATATCAACTGGAGCAGTGGAAAAGATGCTGCAATGTCTTTGTACTACGCCCGGAAGAACAGGGAGCTGCAAGTTGGAAAGCTGGTAACGAGTCTAAGTGCAGATGTTGATAGAGTTACCATGCACGGAGTGCGTAGAGAATTGCTGCTTCAACAGGCTCAATGCATCGGTATGGATTTACAAATTATAGATCTTCCTGCTAATGCGGGAATGGAAACCTATAATCAGAAGATGGCTGAGGCTACAAATCAGTTAAAATCAGAAGATTTTTCTCATGCGATTTTTGGCGATATATTCCTTGAGGATCTACGAACCTATCGTGAAGAGCAATTACAGAAAGCTAATGTTCAGGCGGTCTTTCCTTTATGGAAACTCAATACAAAGGAATTGATTCAGCAGTTTATAGATCTCAATTTTAAAGCAATCGTGGTTTGTACCAACTCCAAAGTGCTCGATGATTCTTTCTGCGGAAGACTTATCGATAAAGAGTTTGTAAATGACTTACCCGAGAATGTTGATCCCTGTGGAGAAAACGGGGAATTTCACACCTTTGTTTACGACGGACCAATTTTCGAAAAACCTGTTAAGTTTGAAGTAGGAGAGAAGGTAAAGCGATCCTATTCTTCTGCGAAAGATGAAGATAATTGTCATAGCGATACTGAAAAATCCTGGGATACAGAATTTTGTTTTTGTGATCTTCTTCCGAAGTAA